The Coleofasciculus sp. FACHB-1120 region AACAGCCGCAAGCTGGCACTCGGAGCGATCGCATCAGTTTTGCCGTGTGGCAACAGATCGCTAGCCTGCTTGAGTTCCTTAATCACAATCGGTGCCAGGGTGGCATAATTATTTTTAGGATTCGCGATCGCTCGATGTGCAGTTTTTACTAGCACTTGCCAAGTTTTGATTTCCGCACTCATTGGTAAGAGGCGACTGCACAAAGTGCAAAGTTGTTGACGATTTGCGGGCGTTTCTGCTTGTTTGAACAGCGGCAACATTTGTTTTAGCACCCCAGTTACCTGAGCAGAAATATCTGGAGTTGATGTTTTGCCCGCTTCTTGCCCACTTCCTGCCGGCCCAAGCAGACGGTTAAGGTGTGCCTGTAACTCAGCGAAATGAGGTTCTGCCGCTTGCATGATTTTCTCGCCCTCCTCTTCCCGAAGACCAAATGGGCCTTGAAGGCGGTCAACTAAGTCTTTAAGGGTGTCATACCCTTTTAAAAACATGGACTCAAGATCGCTATCGATGTTAACTGGGTGTTCTTTGAGGAGCTTGAAACAATCCTCAAATCGATGGGAAACTTTTTGAATACTGTTAAAGCCCAGCATCGCTGCCCCTCCCTTGACGGAATGGGCGGCGCGAAACATTTCATTAATCCTTTCTTGATCTGCCATCACGGCTCGCAGATCCAGTAGCCCTTTTTCCAAGGTTTCGAGGTGTTCTTTTGCCTCCTCGATGAAAAAGCCCAAAATTTTTCCCGATTCCACGGCAGCATTCCTCAAAACAACAATTTTGTGTAGTCACCCGATTAGGGGGGAGTCATTCCTGGCAGCAGATTTTCCACTAGGCACTGTTTACCCCTGTTCCTGTCGGCACGCCTCAGATTGAAGCGCAGCTAAGTTTGATATGCATTGGAGACTGTTCCTAAAATAGCCGAAACAGCCAATTTAAAGCTTGGTAGCAATACTTAAATTAGCAAGTGCTAATTCTGCCATTACGTGAAAGTATTTTATAACTAAGGTTCAAAAAGGCGAAAGGCGAACGATCGGCTTGTAAAACAAACAACACTTCACAGGTGCCTGTTTACGGGTGAAGTCACTGGATTCAATTTTCGCGTTCCTTGTCTTATGCGCTCAGCCATGCGCTCTCTTCGCGATAGGACGCAGAGAAAAGAAATAGAGAATTTTCCACATCAGTTAGGAATGCTATCAGCATTCTTGGATTCCACCTTGCTCAATGCCACCTACGATCAAGAGCGATCGCGCACTGAATGAGCATCATCCTAAGTGAATAGCTTGATAGGCTGAATGCAAGTACCATCTTCTCTACGTCACCCCTCGGCCCTAAGTCCTCAGTCCTCAGCCCTTACTCCTCTTACCAAGGATTGCCAATCATCGTGAAAGCTGCCCAGTAATAAGGATGCGTCATCGGCATATCGCCCCGATTGGCGAGTTCGGGTGGCAGCTTGATGTTTCCTGTGGGAAGGCGCAGTTCGCCTCCCTCCAAGCGTACCTTCCCCTTGAGCATTGCTACCTGCGCTTGCCGTAATGCTTCTGACTTGATCGGGGCTGTTTTCAATTGAGCGTAGAAATCCGCCATGAATCCTTGAGTTCCCTCATCACTGACATACCATAAACTGGCTACAGATGACTTCACCCCTGCCAGCACTGCTAAGCCACCAAAGCCTAACTCTGCTTGTTCATCGCCCAGCGCGGTGCGACAGGCACTCAGTACCAACAATTCCACTGCCGGGTCATTCCAGCCCAATTGGCGCAGCTGGTTGAGTCGTAGCTTGGTATCCCATAACTGAATGTAGGAGTTTTCCATCTTCCCAGGTTTAAATTCGCCATGCGTTGCCAGGTGGATAATTCCATAAGGCTGTTGCTGACGCTGTGCCTTGAGATTTCCTAGAGTAAATTTCTCGTTGAGGAAAGATTTCCCCGACCACAGCTTTGGAGTGATGATAGATAATTCTATGGGCACGGCTGGTAAAGGATTCAGCTCAGTAAATTTCGACGCGCCCATTGCTAAAACTTGAGCGTTCTTGATACTCACATAGCGGGTATCGGTGAGGCTGAGACTGGGCATCATGCCGATACTGTAGTTTTCTACCAAGAACTTTTGACCATTGTGGAGGGCAGCCATTGGGAGCGATCGCAAACCCGTATCCATGATAAATACCAGATTCTGGATACCTCTGGCTTGTAAATCGGCTTCTAAGGGTGCCACCATCCACTGATAAAGTTCTTGAGATGGTTCCAGGTAGCCATTGGGTTTTCTGAGGTTGGTGATTTCGCTGCGGAATTTTTTAGCGACTTTGAGAATTTCCTCGCGTGTTGTCCCCTGCACCCGTTTCCGAATCGGTTGCCCTTTGGCAGTGACGACGATTAATTCGAGTTGGTCATTGTCTTGGGCGGGGGGACTGGTAGAGGGAGTAGCGGCGGGTTGCGGGGATGCTTGAGTAAGGGCAAAGCCTTGGGGATTGAACTGCCAAAGGATGCCTGATTCTGGCGATGTTGCGGGTAATAGAGTTTTGTCTGTGGCTGAAGGAGGTGCCGCCGTGGCAGGAACAAAAGCGATGTAGATAACTGCCGGTCTTATCCCAGTCGATTTTTCAATGTTTTGAAGAATCTCACGGGCTTCGGTGAGGGTTTTAATCGGAGTATCCGCACTTCCACTAAAATATTGCTCAAACTGGCGCGTGAACTGTTCGTCTAAATCAGCCAACAAGGTGTCAACTTCCGCGAGATCCAGACTGGCAGACACCGAAAATTGGGGCGTTAGCGTTTCCTGTGGAGGCTTGATTTCCTCTGGCAGGGGACTCGGTGAGGATGGTTGATCTGCGGTGATGATTTGAATCTTTCCCTGAGTATAGCTGCCGGGGAAAGAGCCTGAAGCAATTGTATTGCCTGACCCAGTTGTTAATACTCCGGCTGTGCCGTTATTACTAGCTTTGCCGACAACGAAGGGAACGTCTTTGGAACCGCCTCCGTGGCGCAGGATGATGGCACCTTCACCGGCACCCCCAGCGGCGGAAATACTTGCTTTTTGCCCATTTTGGTCGGTGAAGGTACCCGTAGCCCGAAACAGACTTTCGGTGGTAATGTCAACGATGCCCCCTTTGCCCCCAGTTCCGCCTTGGGCATTAATGAAGCTAACTTGAATGTCGTTTTCGGGGTCAAGGGTGACATTGCCAGCATCTCCGAAGCTGGCGCTGGAATTAATTCCCAGCGTTGTAATGCTGTCAATGGCAGATACAAAAATATTCCCGCCTTTAGTGGTGCCTGAGGCGGTGAGATTTCCGGTGTTTATCGCGGCTGTTTGGCTGATGAGGGTGATATTTCCGCCAACCCCATTATCAGAGTGAGAGTCGATGTTAGCGGTAGTAAGGTTGTTTTTAGCAGTAAGAGCGATCGCGTCCCCATTTCCCGTCGTCTTGCTAGTATTGAGCGAACCTGTACTGATACTATTGCTTGCTGTTATTTTAATCCCGGCAGCCGTAATATCTTTTGCAATGACATTGTTGCCGCTATTCACGGTCAGACTATCTAGAAAATCACCATTTTCTCCCACTGCATCCTGGAAAGTGACATCACTGCT contains the following coding sequences:
- a CDS encoding Hpt domain-containing protein, which codes for MESGKILGFFIEEAKEHLETLEKGLLDLRAVMADQERINEMFRAAHSVKGGAAMLGFNSIQKVSHRFEDCFKLLKEHPVNIDSDLESMFLKGYDTLKDLVDRLQGPFGLREEEGEKIMQAAEPHFAELQAHLNRLLGPAGSGQEAGKTSTPDISAQVTGVLKQMLPLFKQAETPANRQQLCTLCSRLLPMSAEIKTWQVLVKTAHRAIANPKNNYATLAPIVIKELKQASDLLPHGKTDAIAPSASLRLLAASPAATAAPIPTAKVAVGVGAPGAANPGEPKPTPTSVKQIAVPVEPRAAAKVLAQVFNKEQLLLLAKLLHQASR